In the genome of Rhizobium etli 8C-3, one region contains:
- the rnhA gene encoding ribonuclease HI — MKHVDIFTDGACSGNPGPGGWGAILRYGDIEKELSGGEAETTNNRMELMAAISALSALKTPCEVDLYTDSAYVKDGISKWIFGWKKNGWKTSDKKPVKNAELWQALEEARNKHKVTLHWIKGHAGHPQNERADELARMGMAPFKKR, encoded by the coding sequence ATGAAGCACGTCGACATTTTCACCGACGGTGCGTGCTCGGGCAATCCCGGTCCTGGTGGTTGGGGCGCGATCCTGCGCTATGGCGACATCGAAAAGGAACTCTCCGGCGGCGAGGCGGAGACGACCAATAACCGCATGGAGTTGATGGCGGCGATTTCGGCGCTCTCGGCGCTGAAGACGCCCTGCGAGGTCGACCTTTATACCGACAGCGCCTACGTCAAGGACGGGATTTCCAAGTGGATCTTCGGCTGGAAGAAGAACGGCTGGAAGACTTCGGACAAGAAACCGGTGAAGAATGCCGAGCTCTGGCAGGCGCTCGAGGAGGCTCGCAACAAGCACAAAGTGACGCTCCACTGGATCAAGGGCCATGCCGGCCATCCGCAGAACGAGCGCGCCGACGAACTGGCACGCATGGGAATGGCGCCCTTCAAGAAGCGGTAG
- a CDS encoding GntR family transcriptional regulator: MQDSHTSESTQSNIEEAIISGILSARIRPGTRLSENQLASVFGVSRTRVREAMMRLETRGIVTVSPRRGWFVVEPSAEEAMTVYAARRAIESGLLRGMRALTDEGRKVLVCHLEEEKAAMAAGDRQRLTCLMGDFHIRIAELGENPILVDILRDLTARTILISMLYQSEFHAVQSHDGHCRIFEAMAAGNFVKAAELSVEHLDEVETGLDLTTRPDPLSELRSSLSLPPRTVSSQPAETRKTATSKEK, translated from the coding sequence ATGCAAGATAGCCATACATCCGAGAGCACGCAGAGCAACATCGAAGAGGCGATCATTTCGGGCATTCTTTCCGCCCGGATCCGGCCCGGCACACGGCTGAGCGAAAACCAGCTTGCGTCGGTCTTCGGCGTTTCGCGCACCCGTGTGCGTGAGGCGATGATGAGGCTCGAAACGCGCGGCATCGTCACCGTGAGCCCGCGGCGAGGCTGGTTTGTAGTCGAGCCGTCAGCCGAAGAGGCGATGACCGTCTATGCGGCAAGGCGCGCCATCGAATCAGGCCTGCTGCGCGGCATGCGCGCCCTGACGGACGAGGGCCGTAAGGTTCTCGTCTGCCACCTCGAGGAGGAAAAGGCTGCGATGGCTGCAGGCGACCGCCAGCGCCTCACCTGCCTCATGGGTGACTTTCATATCCGCATTGCCGAACTCGGCGAAAACCCGATCCTTGTCGACATCCTGCGCGATCTTACCGCCAGGACGATCCTGATTTCGATGCTCTATCAGTCGGAATTTCACGCAGTGCAGTCTCATGACGGGCACTGCCGCATCTTCGAGGCGATGGCCGCAGGCAATTTCGTCAAGGCCGCCGAGCTCTCGGTCGAACACCTGGACGAGGTGGAAACGGGCCTGGACCTCACGACCCGCCCGGACCCGCTCTCGGAATTGCGCAGTTCCCTGTCGCTCCCTCCCAGGACCGTGTCTTCCCAACCGGCAGAAACACGAAAAACCGCAACTTCAAAGGAGAAATGA
- a CDS encoding transporter substrate-binding domain-containing protein translates to MLTRRTFFAIATLAAAASFGSVCHADALADITARGTLRVAVPQDFPPFGSVGTDMAPMGYDIDMANLIAEKIGVKTELVPVTSANRIPYLQTNKVDLVISSLGKNPDREKVIDFSAAYAPFYNGVFAPGDLSVAKVEDLAGKTIGVTRGAVEDLELTKIASADVTIKRYEDNNGTISAFLSGQVEAVATGNVVAAAILAKNPPKRPELKFLIKNSPCYIGLSKEQPALLEKVNGIIAAAKTDGSLNAIAQKWLGADLPKDL, encoded by the coding sequence ATGCTGACAAGAAGAACATTCTTTGCAATCGCAACCCTTGCAGCCGCCGCCAGCTTTGGCTCCGTCTGCCATGCCGATGCGCTTGCCGACATCACCGCGCGCGGCACGTTGCGCGTTGCCGTCCCGCAGGATTTTCCGCCCTTCGGCAGCGTCGGAACCGACATGGCGCCGATGGGCTATGACATCGACATGGCCAATCTGATTGCCGAAAAAATCGGCGTCAAGACCGAACTCGTGCCGGTGACCAGCGCCAACCGCATTCCCTATCTGCAGACGAACAAGGTCGATCTGGTTATTTCAAGCCTCGGCAAGAATCCGGACCGTGAAAAGGTCATCGATTTCTCGGCGGCCTATGCTCCCTTCTATAACGGCGTGTTCGCACCAGGCGATCTTTCCGTGGCCAAGGTCGAAGATCTTGCCGGCAAGACGATCGGCGTCACCCGCGGCGCCGTCGAAGACCTCGAACTGACGAAGATCGCGTCTGCCGATGTCACGATCAAGCGCTACGAGGATAACAACGGCACGATTTCCGCTTTCCTCTCCGGTCAGGTCGAGGCTGTTGCAACCGGCAATGTCGTTGCCGCCGCCATCCTGGCCAAGAACCCCCCGAAGCGGCCCGAACTGAAGTTCCTGATCAAGAACTCGCCCTGCTACATCGGCCTCAGCAAGGAGCAGCCTGCGCTTCTCGAAAAGGTGAACGGCATCATTGCCGCCGCCAAGACCGATGGTTCGCTGAATGCCATTGCCCAGAAGTGGCTCGGCGCAGACCTTCCGAAAGACCTCTAA
- a CDS encoding homoserine kinase, whose protein sequence is MAVYTDISEDDLKWFLTEYDAGTLLSYKGIAEGVENSNFLLHTTKKPLILTLYEKRVEKADLPFFLGLMQHLAARGVSCPLPLPRKDGALLGTLSDRPAALISFLEGMWLRKPEARHCREVGRALAQMHIAGEGFELKRPNALSLEGWKLLWDKSEARADEVETGLSAEIRGEIDFLTAHWPKDLPAGIIHADLFPDNVFFLGDELSGLIDFYFACNDLLFYDVSIILNAWCFEKDGAYNITKGTAMLEGYRSVRPLDSAELAALPVLARGSALRFFLTRLYDWLTTPEGAMVTKKDPLEYLRKLRFHRQVASAAEYGLSA, encoded by the coding sequence TTGGCAGTCTATACCGATATTTCAGAAGACGATTTGAAGTGGTTTTTGACGGAGTACGACGCCGGCACGCTGCTTTCCTACAAGGGGATTGCAGAAGGCGTCGAAAATTCCAACTTCCTGTTGCACACCACTAAAAAGCCGCTGATCCTTACGCTTTATGAAAAGCGCGTCGAAAAAGCCGACCTGCCGTTCTTCCTCGGCCTGATGCAGCATCTCGCCGCGCGCGGCGTATCCTGCCCTCTGCCGCTGCCGCGCAAGGACGGTGCGCTGCTCGGCACGCTTTCGGATCGTCCGGCGGCGCTCATTTCCTTCCTCGAAGGCATGTGGCTTCGCAAGCCCGAAGCCAGACACTGCCGCGAAGTCGGCAGGGCTCTGGCTCAGATGCATATCGCCGGCGAAGGTTTCGAACTGAAGAGGCCGAACGCGCTGTCGCTGGAGGGCTGGAAGTTGCTTTGGGATAAGTCCGAGGCGCGCGCCGACGAAGTCGAGACGGGCTTGTCCGCCGAAATCCGAGGCGAGATCGATTTCCTCACTGCCCACTGGCCGAAGGACCTTCCGGCCGGCATCATTCATGCCGATCTCTTTCCCGACAACGTCTTCTTCCTCGGCGATGAGCTGTCTGGCCTGATCGACTTCTATTTCGCCTGCAACGATCTGCTTTTTTACGACGTCTCGATCATTCTCAATGCCTGGTGCTTTGAAAAGGACGGCGCCTACAACATCACGAAGGGCACTGCCATGCTGGAAGGCTACCGGAGTGTGCGACCGCTCGACAGTGCCGAACTCGCCGCGCTTCCTGTGCTCGCGCGTGGTTCTGCGCTGCGTTTCTTCCTGACCCGGCTCTACGACTGGCTGACGACGCCGGAAGGTGCAATGGTCACCAAGAAGGACCCGCTCGAATACCTGCGCAAGCTTCGCTTCCACCGGCAGGTCGCATCGGCGGCCGAATACGGGCTTTCGGCATGA
- a CDS encoding endonuclease/exonuclease/phosphatase family protein, which yields MRIISLNVWGGKLHLPLMDYLRAAEADVLCLQEVTRSVTVKSDWLEYRDGSHILPQRANLFDEIKTVLPEHDAFFAPTARGELFDDENSVPSEFGLATFVRRTIAVIGHAMDFVHGEFSADGYGEHPRARNAHAMRLFDYEAGHVITIAHLHGLRDMAGKGDTPARRGQADALVALIGQIWRKGERLVVCGDFNVLPASVMFDVLGAQGLTDLVTSCGFTDTRTTHYAKDGRFADYMLVTPEVGVVSFDVVREPEVSDHRPLLLEIG from the coding sequence TTGCGCATCATCTCGCTGAATGTCTGGGGCGGCAAGCTGCATCTGCCGCTGATGGACTATCTGAGGGCTGCCGAGGCGGACGTGCTCTGCCTCCAGGAGGTCACCCGTTCCGTCACCGTCAAGAGCGACTGGCTTGAATATCGCGACGGCAGCCACATCCTGCCGCAGCGCGCCAACCTCTTCGACGAGATCAAGACGGTCCTTCCGGAGCATGACGCCTTCTTTGCGCCGACGGCGAGAGGCGAGCTTTTTGATGACGAAAACAGCGTGCCTTCGGAGTTCGGTCTTGCAACCTTCGTGCGACGGACGATTGCCGTCATCGGCCACGCCATGGATTTCGTCCATGGCGAATTTTCAGCAGATGGCTACGGAGAACATCCGCGCGCCCGCAACGCCCATGCCATGCGCCTTTTCGACTACGAGGCCGGGCACGTCATCACGATCGCCCATCTGCATGGCCTGCGCGACATGGCCGGCAAGGGTGATACCCCCGCACGCCGGGGTCAAGCCGATGCGCTGGTCGCCCTGATCGGGCAAATCTGGCGCAAGGGCGAGCGTCTCGTCGTCTGCGGCGACTTCAACGTGCTGCCCGCAAGCGTGATGTTCGATGTGCTCGGCGCACAAGGCCTCACCGATCTCGTCACTTCCTGCGGCTTCACAGATACGAGAACAACGCATTATGCCAAGGACGGGCGCTTTGCCGACTATATGCTGGTGACGCCTGAAGTCGGCGTCGTGAGCTTCGACGTCGTCCGGGAACCGGAAGTATCCGACCATCGGCCGCTCTTGCTGGAGATTGGGTAG